TCAAACGTCAGGCATATGGATTCAGGGATAATTGGTACTTCAAGCTCCGATTATATTTTATTCACGAATCCATCCCGGCATTTCCCGGATGAATCAAAAAACTGAAATTGATCCTGGAAAAACATTCTAAGCGACGGGATCCGGCAAAAGATCGCCAGCCTTGAACAACTCCCTTGGAAATGGATTGCTTTTCCCGTCCTGCTTCCCATTAAGGTGCATTTAGCCCGGAGTGCCGGGAATGTATATCCCCCAACAGTTTCCTCGGAAATTCATGAGGAAAATAGAGGAGAGGATCACCCCGATGAAGTATAGGATTTTATTAGTTGATGGCCAGGTATCATTCTGTCAGCAGTTCAAGACGATCTTAAACGATAAAGGCCATGACGTCTGCATCTCTCATAACCCAGACGATGCATTGGAAAAGCTGTCCGGCCAATCGTTCGATATCCTGTTATCCGATATGAGAATGCCGGGCATGGATGGATTGGCTTTATTCCTGAGCGCGCGAAAAATAGATAGCGAGATCGCCGGCATAATCATGACTTCAAACGGTTCCATTTCGATGGCGGTGAACGCAATCAAACAGGGGGTTTCCGATTACATCCAGAAACCCATCGAGCCTGAAGTTCTGCTGATGATGATTGAAAAGGCGTTGCAGGAAAGACAACGGACCCGGGAAATCCGCCATCTGCGAAAGGCCTTGGTGCAAGGGTTTTCCTACGGCAAGATTATCGGGAAAAATCACAGAATGCGGGAAGTTTTTCATCTCATCGAGAAAGTGGCGCCCAGCGACTCCCGCGTTTTTATTACCGGAGAGACCGGGGTAGGCAAGGAGTTGGTGGCCAGGGCGATACATTTTAACAGCCCAAGAAAAAATAAGGCGTTTGTTGGCATCAATTGCGGGGTGTTGTCAGAATCCCTTTTGGAAACCGAGTTGTTCGGACACGAAAAGGGGGCTTTCACCGGTGCCGATCGCTGCAAGCAGGGTAAGTTCGAGTATGCCAGGGGAGGGACGCTGTTTCTCGATGAAATCGGCGATATCTCTCCGGCCCTCCAGGTGAAACTGCTTCGGGTTACTCAGGAAAATTCCATGGAGCGGGTCGGAGGCAACTCCCCGATCGATGTCAATGTGCGGATCGTATCGGCCACGAATCAGGATATTATGGGAAAAATCAAAAGCGGTTCTTTTCGGATGGAACTTTTTTACAGACTCAATGTTGTTGCCATTCAAATACCGCCCCTGCGGGAAAGAATAGACGATATTCCCCTCCTTGTACATCACTTTATCCACTGCCTGAACCGGAAATTTCATAAAAACATCCAGCGGGTTTCAACACGGGCCATGAAACAATTGATGCAGCACAACTGGCCCGGAAACATTCGGGAACTGGCCAATATTCTGGAAAGGGCGTTTGTCACAACAGACGGTGCCGTAATCGATAGTATCGATTTCTCAAATGATTTCCGGAAAAGTACCGGCCAGCAAGCCTTATACCCGGTGGACACGGATATTCCTTTTAAAACGGCCATGGCAATGGTCCAACAGCAGTTTGAGAAAGCCTACCTTTTAAAAGTGCTCCAACAGTGCAACGGCAACGTGTCAAGGTCGGCAGAAATAATGGAACTTAATCCCCGAACGTTGTGGCGCAAAATAAAGGACTACCGGATTGATCGGTTAGAATGCATCCTCGCTGGTAATCGTTATTGATCAGTTTGTATTCTGATGTCACAGTGCGACATCCATGCCCTTATCATAACCAATAAAAATAATAGGGTTTTCAAATATAAACACACATTTTGTCTTTGGGTCGCGCCATCGGTGCCGGCATTCACCTTGTAAAAAAACTTCTTTTCCAATTGCGTAACTGCCGAATTTTCCCTGATGAAATTACGATCGGCAAAACAAACAGATTAATGGCACATATTTTGAATGTGAATAGAGTAAGGATGCCAACTCATGTATGGCATCCCTCCCGCATTTTGAAGGGAAAATGGTGGAAATCCATTGCTGCCCCGCAACTGTAAGCGGTCTGTCCACCGTTTTATAAGACTGCGAGCCAGAATACCTTCTTTCCGAATGTCGCGCTTTCGAGGGTGAGGCGCCCATTTGTTAAAGCAGAGAAGAACCGTAATCGAACTTTAGCAAATGCAGGGTCTCTGGGGGTACAAAGCTTGATTGCGACAATTTCACAACACCACAATCCGGTTGGAACCTGTTGCCGTGACCTTTGCGTCGCCGGTTGAGCCAGCGGACAGGATCGTCCATTCGTCAGGCTGTTTATCTTCGAACGGGCGAGGAGTTCTGACCCGTTCTATTATAAAAACCAATCATTTTCTACCTGTGGGAGGCCCAGATGAATGCAAAAGAACGTGTGATGGCAGTTATAAACCATCAAAAGCCCGATCGAATGCCGTGTTTCGGAGCCAATTCGACCGTGACCTATGACCAGATGGAAGCAGTTGGCGCGTACTGGCCCGAAGGACACGAAAAGGGTGAAGCTATGGCCAAGCAGGCATTGGCCGCATATACCGTGGTGGGTTTTGATGCCGTTCGGGTTCCCTTTTGTCAGACATTTGAGGCGGTTGCCCTGGGATGCATCCGGAAGTCGGGGAAAATCAGGGATTCCGAAGGAATTCCGGGAATTGATCATCCTCCGCCTTATAAACTCGATGATACGCCCGAGTTTCCCGGTGATTTTCTTTCAAGGGGGTATATACCTGAATTGCTCAAAGCTATTGAAATCCTGAAAAGGGAAGTAGGCGATGAGGTCCCCATTGTGGGGGGAATCATTGGCCCTTTAACCATCGCTGGCTCTCTTCTGGGCAGTGTGCCACTGCTGAAAGCTACCTACAAGGCACCTGAAAAGATCGTGCCGTTTTTGGATATCGGTGAAAAAGCCGGTACTGCTCTGGCCAATGCCATGATCGAGGCGGGAGCAGATATTATCTCGATCGAGGACATGACCGCCTCCCCCGAATTAATTGCGCCCAAAACCTATCGGGACTACGAACTGGAGTACCAGCGCAGGCAGATTGAATCCATTTCTGTGCCTGCCATACTCCATATTTGCGGCAATGTCGACAAGATCGTTGAATGGATGGGGCAGACTTCCCCTGCAATTCTGAGCCTCGAACCCAAGGCCGACACCCGGCTGGCCCGTCAAAAATGCGGGCCCAATATGATCTTCATGGGAGGGGTTGATACTGCGACAACCCTGTTCATGAAGGATGCTGAAACGGTGAAGAAAGGTTGTGAAGAACTTATAGAAGATGGCGTCCAGATTCTGGCCCCGGGATGTGCCGTGGCACCTGGCACCCCCATGGATAACCTGAAGGCTATGGTGGAGGTCGCAAAGGCTCACTAGATAGATGATCGACTGTGGCGGTTGTCCCGGAAAACCCCACAGAAAAACAACAAAAACAAAACAAGGAGAAAGATGATGAAAGTGTTGAACGATTTTTCAAACATCTTCAGGCGGTATGATCTCCATGTGGAAAAAACAGGCCAGGCCAAGGAGGTTTCAAAAGACCCGATTCTCCAGGATATCGCTAAGTTCGTGGTAGAAGGAGATGAGGAGGGAGTCCTGCCCGTTGTCCAGAAGGCCCTGGAAACCAAATCCCCCCTTGAGGTCATCAATGATGCACTCATCCCCGGCATGAATGAAGTCAGCCGGTTGTGGGAAGAAGGCAGCTATTTTCTGCCCCAGGTTATCCTCTCAGCAGATGCCATGAATGTCGGCATTGCAGAGTGCGAGAAGAAAATGGGAAAATCCATGGAGCGAAAAGCAAAAGTGGTCACACATACCGCAGAAGGCGATATTCACGACATCGGCCAGGTGATTGTCAATGCACTGCTCAATGCCAATGGCTTCGAGGTTATCGACCTGGGATCCGATGTCCCGGTGGATAAGGTCGTGGCAGCATGTCGAGATCATCAACCGATAATGGTTACCGGCACCGCACTCATGACCACTACCATGTCGGCCTTTCCCAAAATTGCTCATCAATTGAAAAAGGCGAACCTGGAAATTCCTTTTATCTGTGGTGGTGGCGCGGTTGCCGAGGAATATGTGTCGGAATATGATCTGGGTATCTGGGGCAAGGAAGCCAGCCAGGCTCCGGGAATGGCCGAAGATGCACTGGCAGGTGAATCCTGGCAGTCCATGCGGTCCAAGTGGAATGGATAACGGATCAGTGGGTCAAACGCATGATTGTTGACATCGTTTTCGGGTTTCTGGGAGCAGGAAAAACCACATTCATCACCAGGATTCTCAATGATTGGGCCGTCAAAGAGAAGACCGTGGTGCTGGTGAACGAGTTCGGCGAAGTGGGTCTTGACGGGGAACTTCTTGCTATGCAGGGAGGCAATGTCGTGGAGATGCCCAGCGGTTGCATCTGTTGTACACTGCAGGCGGATTTCAAAACTCAACTGATGGACATCATAGATACCATCCAACCGGAAAGAACCATCATAGAACCTACCGGTGTGGCGACGATTTCCCAGATTCGATCCATCATTGAACTGCAGGTATTCGAAGGGGCAATAGAGGAAATCAACGATATTTTGATCGTGGATGCCACTGGATTTATGGATCTGTACAAAGCCAATCGCCATTTCGTTGAGTCCCAGATCGAGTATGCCAACATCGTTATCCTGAACAAATACGATCGGGTTGATAAGAGAAAAGCCATGTTGACGCGCAATTCGATATCGGCCATCAATCCCGGCATTACGGTGCTAACAGCGGCATTCGGGGCGGTGGATTGGGCGGAATACCAATTGGCCCTTTCCACCGTTTTTCGTTCAACACCATCGATAGACGTGGAACGCGGCCATGACCATGACTTGGCGCACCAGGACCGCTCATCATCACCGGCAAATGGCAGGAAATTGCGTTTCAGTGAAAATCAGGATGCGCTGGGTTATGAATCTTTCGGATATGTTTTCGAAAACCTGTCGTTTGATCCGGAATCGCTGGATTCATTCTTCCACATGCTCAAACAAGAGGCAGCCGGCATGGGTGAAATCGTGCGGGCGAAAGGGATTTTTCAAATCGGTGATAAGGGTGTGTTAATGGAAATCGCTTCGGGAGAGTTGTCCACCCAGCCCGCAGGGCAGGTCAGAGACAGCAAAATCTCGGTCATCGGCAAAAGCCTGGATCGGGATAAAATAAGCGCTGCTTTGAAACAGTGCACAACAGAGAAGTCATGATAAATATACGGGCAAAACAGGCAAATGATATATGCGGCAAACCCGTCATCCTTATTGTGGATGATGCCTATATGGCCCTGCGGCCGTTGACACGGTTGATCTCCCCGGAAAAGTACAGGACCATCTGGGTTTCAGATGAACAGCAGGGGTTGAAACTTCTGGAGAAATATCATGGCGTGCCGCTGGTCTGCATCATTGATCTGAAATCATCGACTATGGGCGCAGGCGGGTTTTTCCATCAGGCCAGACAGCTGTGCGGTCCCATCCCGCTTCTTATCACCAGTCCCCTGGGAACGATTTTGCATATGAGAGGCGATTTTTATGAGTTTGCGGGTTCCAATTTCAAAGACCACATCAATGATATTCTCTCTATCATCGTAAGGAGGCTGGCGAATCCGGGGGGGGCGAAAAGCAGGGCATCGAAACCACCGGAAACAACCCATGGGCCGACGGAATTCATGGTTGGCTGCAGCCGCAGCATTAATGAA
The Desulfosalsimonas propionicica DNA segment above includes these coding regions:
- a CDS encoding MtaA/CmuA family methyltransferase codes for the protein MNAKERVMAVINHQKPDRMPCFGANSTVTYDQMEAVGAYWPEGHEKGEAMAKQALAAYTVVGFDAVRVPFCQTFEAVALGCIRKSGKIRDSEGIPGIDHPPPYKLDDTPEFPGDFLSRGYIPELLKAIEILKREVGDEVPIVGGIIGPLTIAGSLLGSVPLLKATYKAPEKIVPFLDIGEKAGTALANAMIEAGADIISIEDMTASPELIAPKTYRDYELEYQRRQIESISVPAILHICGNVDKIVEWMGQTSPAILSLEPKADTRLARQKCGPNMIFMGGVDTATTLFMKDAETVKKGCEELIEDGVQILAPGCAVAPGTPMDNLKAMVEVAKAH
- a CDS encoding CobW family GTP-binding protein — its product is MIVDIVFGFLGAGKTTFITRILNDWAVKEKTVVLVNEFGEVGLDGELLAMQGGNVVEMPSGCICCTLQADFKTQLMDIIDTIQPERTIIEPTGVATISQIRSIIELQVFEGAIEEINDILIVDATGFMDLYKANRHFVESQIEYANIVILNKYDRVDKRKAMLTRNSISAINPGITVLTAAFGAVDWAEYQLALSTVFRSTPSIDVERGHDHDLAHQDRSSSPANGRKLRFSENQDALGYESFGYVFENLSFDPESLDSFFHMLKQEAAGMGEIVRAKGIFQIGDKGVLMEIASGELSTQPAGQVRDSKISVIGKSLDRDKISAALKQCTTEKS
- a CDS encoding cobalamin B12-binding domain-containing protein, with product MMKVLNDFSNIFRRYDLHVEKTGQAKEVSKDPILQDIAKFVVEGDEEGVLPVVQKALETKSPLEVINDALIPGMNEVSRLWEEGSYFLPQVILSADAMNVGIAECEKKMGKSMERKAKVVTHTAEGDIHDIGQVIVNALLNANGFEVIDLGSDVPVDKVVAACRDHQPIMVTGTALMTTTMSAFPKIAHQLKKANLEIPFICGGGAVAEEYVSEYDLGIWGKEASQAPGMAEDALAGESWQSMRSKWNG
- a CDS encoding sigma-54-dependent transcriptional regulator, giving the protein MKYRILLVDGQVSFCQQFKTILNDKGHDVCISHNPDDALEKLSGQSFDILLSDMRMPGMDGLALFLSARKIDSEIAGIIMTSNGSISMAVNAIKQGVSDYIQKPIEPEVLLMMIEKALQERQRTREIRHLRKALVQGFSYGKIIGKNHRMREVFHLIEKVAPSDSRVFITGETGVGKELVARAIHFNSPRKNKAFVGINCGVLSESLLETELFGHEKGAFTGADRCKQGKFEYARGGTLFLDEIGDISPALQVKLLRVTQENSMERVGGNSPIDVNVRIVSATNQDIMGKIKSGSFRMELFYRLNVVAIQIPPLRERIDDIPLLVHHFIHCLNRKFHKNIQRVSTRAMKQLMQHNWPGNIRELANILERAFVTTDGAVIDSIDFSNDFRKSTGQQALYPVDTDIPFKTAMAMVQQQFEKAYLLKVLQQCNGNVSRSAEIMELNPRTLWRKIKDYRIDRLECILAGNRY